A part of Cannabis sativa cultivar Pink pepper isolate KNU-18-1 chromosome 6, ASM2916894v1, whole genome shotgun sequence genomic DNA contains:
- the LOC115724827 gene encoding disease resistance protein RPM1 — translation MAENFLTPVIESLVHLLTNEVQSFKGVRRKVECLKRELEIIQCLLKDADAKSDRGELSDAVKTWVKQLREEADHTEDVIDEYRRYVAQSTGDKRGFVGFLRKVGLQIKALKSRYPIASQIRGINESLRRIKDEGRAYGLSQSLGLQRSSRENTYMEEHDSRLGSLFIVEDDEYVDVPSIQEELRRSLVEGGSSRTVTSMVGQGGIGKTTLVKKVFDEVKHNFDCHAWIDVSQSYDVKILVKSMIQQMFEIAGCTSTSTREHHTIQGLITPLRQYLQAKSYLVVFDDVWNANFWEVIKHALPSNNKGNRIIITTRNSTIAAACKESPFDTVQKLETWSQEMAWKLFCKKAFRYEFESRCPEELESLSHKIVSKCQGLPLTIGTVAGLLSRTRKVQFEWQRALDNLDFEFQTNPELTRITKILSLSYHDLPYHLKSCLLYFGIFPEDYKISCDRMYELWIAEGLVKAYGNKTQKDVAKEYLNELIERNLVVFELYYGALPYCRAHDLIREFIYSRADDLCFCRVLDGKNLFGGKSRCLSIRGSMKNVSETMKEYTSVRSVFLFNFNDDLIRNMSSLVTLLQTCKLLKVLDFEGAHLDYLPEEIGYLFHLRYLNLKHTKIKVIPKCIGKLHNLQSLNLMFTLVQRLPKTIGKLHNLQNLNLKLTLVQELPLEINKLQNLRHISSFFKDRTSSNTSSAHGTNLGVKIQEGFGYLENLETLEYVNVHPSGVVSFINDLEKLMKLKALGLLKLTTETSRAISAANAKNLNHLEHLYLATTNEDYILDVEPLSESPPLQLQRLNLIGQLKELPRWISELWNLQALFLSFSKLTEDPLKYLKHLPNLTSLRLRKSYEGDQLHFEEGGFQKLKDLTLLNLKELKLVKMDKGTLSQLKTLNIGSCRLMEEIPAGIEHLRNLKELKIRDMTREFVVRIQPNGGLDYPKIQHIPMVHIF, via the coding sequence ATGGCCGAGAATTTTTTGACCCCTGTGATTGAGAGTTTGGTGCACCTGCTAACCAATGAAGTACAATCGTTTAAGGGAGTTAGAAGAAAAGTTGAATGTCTAAAGAGAGAGCTAGAGATCATCCAGTGTCTCCTCAAAGATGCAGATGCAAAGTCGGATAGAGGAGAGTTGAGTGATGCTGTGAAAACATGGGTGAAACAACTGCGGGAGGAGGCTGATCATACAGAAGATGTCATCGACGAATACCGGCGTTATGTGGCTCAAAGCACTGGTGACAAGCGTGGATTTGTTGGCTTTCTCAGGAAAGTAGGCCTCCAAATCAAAGCCTTGAAGTCACGTTATCCAATAGCTTCTCAAATTCGCGGCATTAATGAATCTCTACGAAGAATCAAGGATGAAGGACGAGCATATGGCTTGAGTCAGTCCCTCGGTTTACAGAGGTCGAGTAGAGAAAACACATACATGGAGGAGCATGACTCGCGGTTAGGTTCCCTGTTTATTGTGGAAGATGATGAGTATGTGGATGTTCCTTCCATTCAAGAGGAATTGAGAAGGAGTTTAGTTGAAGGGGGGTCAAGTCGTACAGTTACTTCGATGGTAGGCCAAGGAGGAATCGGGAAAACTACTCTTGTCAAGAAGGTTTTTGATGAGGTGAAACACAATTTTGATTGTCATGCTTGGATTGATGTATCTCAATCTTATGatgtaaaaatactagtaaaGAGCATGATACAGCAAATGTTTGAAATTGCTGGATGTACTAGTACTTCTACAAGAGAACACCACACAATCCAAGGGCTAATTACTCCTCTCAGGCAATACTTGCAGGCAAAAAGTTATTTAGTTGTCTTTGATGATGTTTGGAATGCTAACTTTTGGGAAGTTATAAAACATGCTTTGCCAAGTAATAACAAAGGCAATAGAATCATTATCACAACACGTAATTCTACAATAGCTGCGGCCTGTAAGGAATCCCCATTCGATACTGTGCAGAAGCTGGAAACTTGGTCTCAAGAAATGGCTTGGAAGTTATTCTGCAAAAAGGCATTTCGATACGAGTTTGAGAGTCGTTGCCCTGAGGAGTTAGAGAGCTTATCTCATAAAATTGTTAGTAAATGCCAAGGCTTACCACTTACTATTGGGACTGTGGCTGGTTTGTTGTCAAGAACAAGAAAAGTTCAATTTGAATGGCAAAGAGCTCTTGATAATCTTGATTTTGAGTTCCAAACAAATCCTGAACTTACAAGAATtacgaaaattctctctcttagCTATCATGATTTGCCTTACCATCTCAAATCCTGCTTATTGTATTTCGGCATTTTTCCTGAAGATTACAAAATTAGTTGTGACAGAATGTATGAGTTATGGATTGCTGAGGGTTTAGTTAAGGCTTATGGTAACAAGACACAAAAGGATGTGGCTAAAGAGTACTTGAATGAGCTCATTGAAAGAAACTTGGTAGTGTTTGAACTTTATTATGGCGCATTACCATATTGTCGAGCCCATGATTTGATTCGTGAATTCATTTATTCAAGAGCAGACGATTTATGCTTTTGTAGAGTTCTTGATGGAAAGAACTTATTTGGAGGAAAAAGCAGGTGCTTATCAATCCGAGGCAGCATGAAAAATGTTTCAGAAACAATGAAAGAGTACACCAGTGTTCGTTCTGTGtttcttttcaatttcaatGATGATTTGATCAGGAACATGTCTTCCTTAGTTACTTTGCTTCAAACTTGTAAGCTTTTAAAGGTGTTGGACTTTGAAGGCGCTCATCTTGATTATCTCCCAGAGGAGATTGGATATTTGTTTCACTTGAGGTACTTGAATTTGAAACATACCAAGATAAAAGTGATTCCTAAGTGCATTGGTAAGCTGCATAATCTACAAAGTTTAAATCTTATGTTTACCTTAGTGCAGAGGCTTCCGAAAACTATTGGCAAACTTCATAACCTTCAAAATTTGAATCTCAAGCTCACCTTAGTGCAGGAGCTACCATTGGAAATAAATAAGCTCCAAAATCTTCGACACATTAGTAGCTTTTTTAAGGACAGGACTAGCAGCAACACTAGTAGTGCCCATGGCACCAACCTTGGGGTGAAAATTCAAGAAGGTTTTGGCTATTTGGAGAACTTAGAGACACTAGAATATGTGAATGTGCATCCTTCTGGTGTAGTTTCCTTCATTAACGATCTAGAGAAGTTGATGAAGTTGAAGGCGCTCGGTCTTTTGAAACTGACAACAGAAACTTCAAGGGCTATTTCTGCTGCTAATGCTAAGAACTTGAACCACCTTGAGCATTTGTACTTAGCAACAACTAATGAAGATTACATCTTGGATGTGGAGCCACTTTCGGAATCTCCCCCACTTCAGCTGCAGAGGCTCAACTTAATAGGCCAACTAAAGGAGCTCCCTCGTTGGATTTCAGAGCTCTGGAATTTACAGGCATTGTTCTTATCCTTCTCAAAGTTGACAGAGGATCCACTGAAGTACTTGAAACACTTGCCTAATCTCACGAGTCTTCGGCTACGCAAATCATATGAAGGAGACCAACTACACTTTGAAGAGGGTGGTTTTCAAAAGCTCAAGGATCTAACTTTGTTGAATTTGAAAGAACTAAAGCTGGTGAAGATGGATAAAGGGACATTGTCTCAACTTAAAACACTCAACATTGGTTCTTGCAGATTAATGGAGGAGATTCCAGCCGGAATCGAACACTTGAGAAACCTCAAAGAACTTAAAATCCGGGACATGACAAGGGAATTTGTGGTTCGGATTCAGCCAAATGGGGGTCTAGATTATCCAAAAATTCAACATATACCAATggttcatatattttaa